The following are encoded together in the Halobaculum limi genome:
- a CDS encoding winged helix-turn-helix domain-containing protein, translating to MTRSATSDLAGNLETPVIHATPSEAARLFDALDSEACRTVVRALEHGPMTAKELQEEGDIPLSTVYRCVNELVDTPLVEETTRVCQGGHHASEYSRKIGTLVVSFDSEPPVYHSDGSVLHLQL from the coding sequence ATGACCCGTTCAGCGACCTCGGATCTGGCCGGGAATCTCGAAACGCCAGTCATTCACGCGACGCCAAGCGAGGCGGCCCGACTCTTCGACGCTCTCGACAGCGAGGCGTGTCGAACTGTGGTTCGGGCGCTCGAGCACGGACCGATGACCGCGAAAGAACTCCAAGAGGAGGGAGACATTCCGCTGTCGACGGTGTACCGCTGTGTGAACGAACTGGTCGACACGCCGCTCGTCGAGGAGACGACGCGCGTGTGTCAAGGTGGCCACCACGCGAGCGAGTACTCTCGGAAGATCGGGACGCTCGTGGTTTCGTTCGACTCCGAGCCCCCGGTGTACCACTCCGATGGCTCGGTGCTGCACCTGCAGCTGTAA